A genomic region of Negativicoccus succinicivorans contains the following coding sequences:
- the rsmH gene encoding 16S rRNA (cytosine(1402)-N(4))-methyltransferase RsmH produces MFHHVTVLLKATVDNVVQNPHGIYVDMTLGGGGHSHEIASRLAADGCLIGIDRDAAALQAARQRLEQMRCRIHLVQRNYIEINEVVNELGFTGVDGIVCDLGVSSYQLDTEERGFSYQHDAPLDMRMDQRQELTAATVVNTYSAKELAQVIRQYGEERFANRIAQRIVARRENGLLTTTGELVEVIKAAIPAATRRTGPHPAKRTFQAIRIEVNGELRDLETAVCNAIRTLKPGGKIGIISFHSLEDRIIKHTFRDLARDCICPPELPVCQCGHQATLRNVSKAIRPTEQELEDNPRARSAILRVAEKV; encoded by the coding sequence ATGTTTCATCATGTAACAGTCTTACTGAAAGCGACCGTCGATAATGTCGTACAGAACCCTCACGGCATATACGTCGACATGACACTGGGCGGTGGCGGCCATTCGCATGAAATTGCTTCGCGACTTGCCGCAGATGGATGTCTGATCGGTATTGATCGGGATGCGGCTGCATTGCAGGCGGCTCGCCAACGATTAGAGCAAATGCGCTGCCGGATTCATTTAGTGCAGCGGAATTATATAGAGATAAATGAAGTAGTCAATGAGCTTGGATTTACCGGTGTGGATGGAATCGTTTGTGATTTAGGGGTGTCTTCTTACCAATTGGATACAGAAGAACGAGGATTTTCATATCAGCATGACGCCCCCTTAGATATGCGCATGGATCAACGCCAGGAGTTAACGGCGGCAACGGTTGTCAATACGTATTCTGCAAAAGAACTTGCGCAAGTTATTCGTCAGTACGGAGAAGAGCGATTTGCCAATCGTATTGCACAACGTATTGTGGCACGACGAGAGAATGGCCTGCTTACCACCACCGGAGAATTGGTGGAAGTTATCAAAGCGGCGATTCCGGCAGCGACGCGGCGTACCGGACCACATCCTGCAAAACGAACCTTTCAAGCCATACGGATCGAAGTCAACGGCGAGTTAAGAGATTTAGAAACAGCCGTGTGCAATGCGATAAGAACATTGAAGCCCGGCGGTAAAATCGGAATCATCAGTTTCCATTCTTTGGAAGACAGGATTATCAAGCATACGTTTCGAGATCTTGCAAGAGATTGTATATGTCCGCCGGAGTTGCCGGTATGCCAATGCGGGCATCAGGCGACGTTACGAAATGTCAGCAAGGCGATTCGGCCGACCGAGCAGGAGTTGGAGGATAATCCTCGAGCGCGGAGTGCGATTTTGCGAGTGGCAGAAAAAGTTTAA
- the mraZ gene encoding division/cell wall cluster transcriptional repressor MraZ has translation MGKYSHSVDAKGRMIIPAGFRAELGERFVITRGLDACVTVYPLERWEQVAERLQQLSSTRKEVRMLIRFLIGGSSEVECDKQGRILLPAHLRDYAQIKREAVVVGTGNQLEIWSKTQLAAQEEAARDSISDVAAGIDLPIDFSL, from the coding sequence ATGGGAAAATATTCCCACTCGGTGGATGCCAAGGGCAGGATGATTATCCCCGCCGGGTTTCGCGCAGAGTTGGGCGAACGTTTTGTAATTACGCGCGGCTTGGACGCTTGCGTTACCGTTTATCCGCTCGAACGGTGGGAGCAAGTGGCGGAACGACTACAGCAGCTTTCCAGCACGCGCAAAGAAGTGCGTATGCTGATTCGCTTTTTGATTGGTGGCAGTAGTGAAGTGGAATGCGATAAGCAGGGACGTATTTTGCTCCCTGCGCATTTACGAGACTATGCACAAATCAAGCGGGAAGCAGTTGTAGTCGGTACCGGCAATCAGCTTGAAATTTGGAGCAAAACTCAGCTGGCGGCACAGGAAGAGGCAGCCAGAGATTCCATTAGTGATGTGGCGGCAGGAATTGATCTGCCGATAGACTTCAGTTTGTAG
- a CDS encoding CoA-binding protein — translation MTVQEALQKKVWAVVGATPKPEKFGYKVYTVLKKNDYEVYPVHPNATEIDGSPVYHSVLDLPVVPDVVDLVVGEEPGLKAVAECAEKGVKTMWFQPGADTPRVLEAAKNAGINVIQDCVLVRL, via the coding sequence ATGACGGTACAAGAAGCATTACAGAAAAAAGTGTGGGCAGTAGTGGGCGCGACACCCAAACCGGAAAAATTCGGCTACAAAGTCTATACAGTTTTAAAGAAGAATGACTACGAAGTTTATCCTGTACATCCGAACGCTACTGAAATTGACGGCTCGCCTGTCTATCACAGCGTCTTGGATTTGCCTGTAGTTCCTGATGTGGTGGATCTCGTTGTCGGCGAAGAACCGGGGTTAAAAGCCGTAGCGGAATGTGCGGAAAAAGGAGTCAAAACTATGTGGTTTCAACCCGGTGCGGACACGCCGCGTGTTTTAGAAGCAGCTAAAAATGCAGGAATTAATGTGATTCAAGACTGCGTGCTTGTAAGACTATAA
- a CDS encoding glutamate--tRNA ligase family protein — MSNVKFSGTSSTSVNNYRGRYAPSPTGYLHLGNVWTALISWCAAQQNNGQWILRLEDLDQARCQKTYEDAMYEDLHALGFVWEEGPDIGGPSGPYRQSERLGIYNNIIEQWREAGQMYACTCSRARRLAIASAPHRGDHHVDYDGHCRWHVPERMKRPPSWRYRGSNETVTYQSQRGETIFTTMAEGADDIVVLRADGVYSYQFAVAVDDAMMRITEVVRSVDLAESTGWQVRFMNALNLTAPMYWHIPLLCDREGIRLSKRQHGITVRKLLKAGKTPSDILGYLGYLAGINPQRKPQTLQELASIDLAEWQLDSLEIRLKEGL, encoded by the coding sequence ATGAGCAACGTGAAATTTTCAGGGACATCATCAACTTCGGTAAATAATTACCGAGGTCGCTATGCACCAAGTCCGACCGGTTACTTACATTTAGGTAACGTCTGGACGGCATTAATCTCCTGGTGTGCGGCGCAACAAAATAACGGCCAGTGGATTTTGCGGCTCGAAGATTTGGATCAGGCGCGTTGCCAAAAAACATACGAAGATGCAATGTACGAAGATCTGCATGCGTTGGGCTTTGTATGGGAAGAAGGTCCCGATATCGGCGGCCCGTCTGGACCGTATCGCCAATCAGAACGTTTGGGCATTTACAATAACATCATCGAACAGTGGCGTGAGGCGGGACAAATGTACGCTTGTACTTGTTCACGCGCTCGTCGCTTAGCGATTGCGTCTGCACCGCATCGTGGTGACCATCATGTGGATTATGACGGGCATTGTCGTTGGCATGTGCCTGAACGCATGAAAAGGCCGCCTTCATGGAGGTACCGTGGCAGCAATGAAACTGTTACATACCAATCACAGCGAGGCGAAACCATTTTTACGACCATGGCGGAAGGCGCCGATGATATAGTCGTGTTGCGAGCCGATGGCGTGTACAGCTATCAATTTGCGGTGGCGGTAGATGATGCGATGATGCGTATCACGGAAGTTGTTCGCAGCGTGGATCTGGCGGAGTCGACAGGCTGGCAGGTGCGTTTTATGAATGCGCTTAATTTGACGGCACCTATGTATTGGCATATACCATTACTTTGTGATCGGGAAGGAATACGCTTGTCAAAACGGCAGCACGGTATTACGGTTCGCAAGCTGTTAAAAGCGGGCAAAACCCCTTCGGATATCTTAGGGTATCTGGGTTACTTGGCAGGGATTAATCCGCAGAGAAAACCGCAAACATTGCAGGAACTGGCGAGTATTGATCTTGCAGAATGGCAGTTGGATTCACTTGAGATTCGACTAAAGGAGGGATTATGA
- a CDS encoding insulinase family protein, with the protein MKYEKNDQVAGFTVQEVSYINEISAQAYIMQHDQTKAKLLFLATEDDNKVFSVTFRTPPADSTGVAHILEHSTLCGSDKYPLREPFVELVKGSLNTFLNAMTFPDKTMYPVASRNAKDFQNLMDVYLDAVFHPNLRKDPYILMQEGWHYELDDADQPLIYKGVVYNEMKGALSSPDDVLGQKAMEVLFPDTTYGYESGGDPDHIPELTFEAFTDFYQQYYHPSNAYFFLYGDMPLEETLTYISEKYLNEYHYREIDSEIATQSAPTARQKATFYYGVTEDEERQGKTLHAIDIVLPDTLSPAQMMAMEVWNYALLTIPGAPLRQEIISKGLATDVSGSIIDSLKQPVWHIEAIGSEQEHQASLVQLFDAFMQKIAAQGFSSELLSAALNRLEFSLRENDFNGRPKGLFYNLRALDFWLYDRDPLQGLRYEEAIRELREEITAGTFHTIIGDLICRNPHQAVITMAPQVGLQEEKEQAVREKLAAFKETLSPEKERRIIEQTATLKRRQQTADNEEQLATIPLLERDELPQKVDSDALLQEDVEGFPVYRMAGDSNGILYATLYFPLLHLTTQEYLYAVLLSDVLGELDTRGYTYAELAQQINFHTGGITVGLKSGSRYDDDRDVYSYFVVRGKALTSNTSQLVTLTNELINHTLFTDTKRLTELINEKKTDWNLQLFRRGNALMMNRALSYVSPLERLRDQSGLSYFAFLQKLAQHSTEEIITALQQTSRRIFRMVGSFALICGGEEESTAWQQESSRLLADLEQEKSADAPLALDLHIGNEGFISVGKVQYVAQGGNFRREGHTYHGTLTVLEHILRYEYLWQNVRILGGAYGAHAQIMSNGNSVFCSYRDPNLAETLQVYADMPAAIGRFEATDRAMRQYVIGALAPTQTQFTLPMRGERAVNRMLSKMPDTFRQQIRDEIIHCTQSDIRAQAPLLQSIIAQQHISVMGGATKLNEQREIFRDIINFGK; encoded by the coding sequence GTGAAATACGAAAAAAACGATCAAGTCGCGGGCTTTACTGTCCAAGAAGTATCGTACATTAATGAAATTAGCGCGCAAGCGTATATAATGCAACACGATCAGACCAAGGCAAAGCTGCTGTTTTTAGCTACGGAAGATGATAATAAAGTGTTTTCGGTAACGTTTCGCACGCCGCCGGCTGACAGCACCGGTGTCGCGCATATTTTGGAGCATTCAACTCTGTGCGGATCCGATAAGTATCCGCTGCGTGAACCGTTTGTCGAACTGGTCAAAGGGTCGTTGAATACCTTTTTAAATGCGATGACATTCCCGGATAAAACAATGTATCCGGTCGCCAGCCGCAACGCCAAAGATTTTCAAAATTTGATGGATGTATATTTGGATGCCGTCTTCCATCCGAATCTGCGTAAAGATCCGTATATTCTTATGCAGGAAGGTTGGCATTATGAATTGGATGATGCGGATCAGCCTTTGATTTATAAAGGTGTTGTGTATAACGAAATGAAAGGCGCGTTGTCATCGCCAGATGATGTATTGGGTCAAAAAGCGATGGAGGTGCTTTTCCCCGATACTACGTACGGATATGAATCAGGCGGAGACCCCGATCACATCCCGGAATTGACATTTGAAGCCTTCACGGATTTTTATCAACAATATTATCACCCGTCCAATGCGTACTTTTTCCTCTACGGCGATATGCCGCTCGAAGAAACGTTGACGTATATTTCGGAAAAATACTTGAACGAGTATCATTACCGGGAGATCGACAGCGAAATCGCTACGCAAAGCGCGCCTACTGCACGACAGAAAGCGACATTCTATTACGGCGTGACGGAGGATGAAGAACGTCAGGGGAAAACGCTACATGCCATCGATATCGTCTTGCCGGATACTCTCAGTCCGGCGCAAATGATGGCGATGGAAGTTTGGAATTATGCGCTTTTGACTATACCCGGTGCACCGTTACGTCAGGAAATCATCTCGAAAGGGCTGGCGACGGATGTTTCCGGCAGTATCATCGATAGTTTGAAACAGCCTGTTTGGCACATTGAGGCGATCGGCTCGGAACAAGAGCACCAAGCATCTTTGGTGCAATTGTTTGATGCCTTTATGCAGAAAATTGCTGCGCAAGGGTTTTCGTCTGAGCTTCTGAGTGCGGCGCTGAATCGTCTGGAGTTTTCGTTGCGGGAAAATGATTTTAACGGTCGCCCCAAAGGACTGTTTTACAATTTGCGTGCATTGGATTTCTGGTTGTATGATCGCGATCCTTTACAGGGATTGCGTTACGAAGAAGCTATTCGAGAGTTGCGTGAAGAGATCACCGCCGGAACATTTCATACTATTATTGGCGATCTGATTTGTCGTAACCCGCATCAAGCTGTCATTACCATGGCACCGCAAGTCGGTTTGCAGGAAGAAAAGGAGCAGGCGGTACGTGAAAAACTGGCAGCTTTTAAAGAAACGCTTTCGCCTGAAAAAGAGCGCCGGATTATCGAGCAGACGGCAACGTTGAAACGGCGGCAACAAACGGCGGACAATGAGGAGCAACTCGCTACCATACCGCTCCTGGAACGCGACGAATTACCGCAGAAGGTCGATTCAGACGCGTTGCTGCAGGAGGATGTTGAAGGTTTTCCTGTCTACCGTATGGCAGGGGACAGCAACGGAATTTTATATGCGACTCTTTATTTTCCTCTTTTGCATTTAACGACACAGGAATATTTATATGCGGTTCTTTTGAGTGATGTGCTTGGTGAACTGGATACCCGAGGTTATACCTATGCCGAGTTGGCGCAGCAAATCAATTTTCATACCGGCGGGATTACTGTCGGATTGAAAAGCGGTTCCCGTTACGATGATGACAGAGATGTCTACTCATATTTTGTGGTCCGAGGCAAAGCATTAACATCCAATACGTCACAACTTGTTACTTTGACCAATGAATTGATCAATCATACTCTGTTCACCGACACGAAACGATTGACGGAGCTGATCAATGAAAAGAAGACCGATTGGAATTTACAACTTTTCCGTCGGGGGAACGCGTTAATGATGAACCGTGCATTATCCTATGTTTCACCGTTGGAGCGTTTACGTGATCAGTCGGGGTTATCTTATTTTGCTTTCTTGCAGAAGTTGGCACAGCATAGCACGGAAGAAATTATTACGGCGTTGCAGCAAACGAGCCGGCGTATTTTCCGCATGGTGGGATCGTTCGCGCTGATTTGCGGCGGCGAAGAAGAGAGTACTGCCTGGCAACAGGAAAGTTCCCGCTTGCTGGCGGATTTGGAGCAAGAAAAATCAGCGGATGCACCTCTCGCGCTGGATTTACATATCGGTAACGAGGGATTTATCAGTGTGGGCAAGGTACAGTATGTCGCGCAAGGCGGTAATTTCCGTCGTGAGGGGCACACATATCACGGTACGCTGACAGTGCTGGAACATATCTTACGCTATGAGTATCTTTGGCAGAATGTACGTATTTTAGGTGGCGCGTACGGCGCGCATGCGCAAATCATGAGCAATGGCAACAGCGTTTTTTGTTCGTACCGGGATCCTAATTTAGCGGAAACATTACAGGTATACGCAGACATGCCGGCGGCCATCGGTCGATTTGAAGCGACGGATCGTGCGATGCGGCAGTATGTCATCGGTGCACTGGCACCGACGCAGACGCAGTTTACTTTACCGATGCGCGGAGAACGTGCAGTCAACAGAATGCTTTCCAAAATGCCCGACACATTCCGCCAGCAAATTCGGGATGAGATTATTCACTGTACGCAAAGTGATATTCGTGCACAAGCGCCGCTGCTGCAAAGCATCATCGCACAACAACATATCAGCGTGATGGGTGGTGCTACAAAACTCAATGAGCAACGTGAAATTTTCAGGGACATCATCAACTTCGGTAAATAA
- a CDS encoding trimeric intracellular cation channel family protein: protein MIALIFDYLGTIAFAISGALVGMQRRMDIFGIAILALATAVGGGMIRDTLVGNTPPSALEDGSYIAISLVTVVALLFSFRRLRGNYKYRRYSLYLYNLADTFGLASFTVTGAMVGVAADPRSIFLLPVTLGLITACGGGIIRDISALRIPVVFRNEVYASASLAGGIVFCLVRQIATLAWAGPLAFLTVMLIRLLAIRYKLELPRAHRRDYLGKNKRSK, encoded by the coding sequence ATGATTGCGCTGATTTTTGATTATTTAGGAACGATTGCCTTTGCGATTTCGGGCGCATTGGTGGGCATGCAAAGACGCATGGATATTTTCGGCATTGCCATACTTGCCTTAGCAACCGCTGTAGGCGGCGGCATGATCCGCGACACACTCGTCGGTAACACACCGCCGAGCGCTCTCGAAGATGGCAGCTACATTGCGATCTCACTGGTAACGGTGGTAGCACTTCTATTTTCATTCCGAAGGTTGCGCGGCAACTACAAATACCGACGCTATTCCCTCTACCTGTACAACCTTGCTGATACCTTTGGCCTGGCTTCTTTTACAGTAACCGGCGCAATGGTAGGTGTGGCAGCGGATCCCCGTTCGATTTTTCTGTTGCCGGTGACGCTTGGTCTGATTACGGCCTGTGGTGGTGGCATCATTCGAGATATCAGCGCACTGCGCATTCCGGTGGTATTTCGTAATGAAGTCTATGCCTCCGCTTCATTAGCCGGCGGCATCGTTTTTTGTTTGGTACGACAGATCGCCACTTTGGCTTGGGCCGGTCCGTTGGCATTTTTGACTGTCATGCTGATCCGTTTACTGGCAATTCGGTATAAATTGGAATTGCCCAGGGCTCACCGACGAGATTATTTGGGTAAAAACAAAAGGAGCAAATAA
- a CDS encoding DUF4127 family protein, with protein sequence MKQTFWRKAIQTLMIGVFAFGAGQTACAATILYVPQDNRPVSYAYTVDTAQAAGYTVLTPPETYLSDQGYQGSPDKIWEWVKQNVNQADALVLSTDTLIYGGLVDSRKHDINILTLKNRLSELAALHNAYPTLPIYAFGTIMRSPRASDGKVEPSYYADYGPKIFEIAYWQDKADAEGLTAEESAKLLSLRMSVPLEYMQDWFARRTKNNQVNEMLIQDAASGVLTYFCLGHDDTAGFSQSSLEARYLKKATANLSPRVYGSFPGADQLGLLLIARYHVDRSQTTPKIRVIYPLGGGADTMPHYENQSIGKTIADHVTAVGGEIVTTEKPNLLLAVNTPLSDVTSESEAFANLAMPRKSAAAFLTRVEDALSRHIPVSVADIFYSNGSDNTLLKEMQNANLLYKISAYNGWNTASNTVGYAVAQGILAAQMPEKAQHRMLTEQYLDNWGYQANIRKEIYREQENLRTDNVKYSGKLNPRLSEMLVEKIQTFAEEHLDINPRTVTARFPWGRLFETQITVAPTPQYPLMRDILAERARQEAVRKAAEKAAAESAKQAQNTKNSDKPTPAAPSAYGGKTAAPIQKQ encoded by the coding sequence ATGAAACAAACATTTTGGCGTAAAGCGATCCAAACACTAATGATCGGTGTATTTGCTTTTGGTGCCGGTCAAACGGCATGCGCGGCAACAATTTTATATGTACCGCAAGACAATCGTCCCGTCAGCTATGCCTACACTGTGGATACGGCGCAGGCGGCGGGTTACACGGTGCTGACCCCGCCGGAAACGTATCTCTCCGACCAGGGCTACCAAGGCTCGCCGGATAAAATTTGGGAATGGGTCAAACAAAACGTCAATCAGGCAGACGCGCTGGTTCTTTCTACGGACACTTTAATTTATGGCGGTCTGGTGGATTCCCGCAAGCATGATATCAATATTTTAACCTTGAAAAATCGTCTCTCGGAACTGGCCGCTCTGCACAATGCGTATCCGACGCTGCCGATCTATGCATTCGGCACGATCATGCGTTCCCCGCGTGCCAGCGACGGTAAAGTAGAACCTTCCTACTATGCCGACTACGGTCCGAAAATTTTTGAAATCGCTTACTGGCAGGATAAAGCGGATGCGGAAGGCTTGACTGCGGAAGAATCCGCTAAACTTTTATCGTTGCGGATGTCCGTACCGCTGGAATATATGCAGGATTGGTTTGCGCGACGCACGAAAAACAACCAGGTCAACGAAATGTTAATTCAGGATGCCGCCTCCGGTGTGCTCACCTATTTCTGCCTTGGGCATGATGATACGGCCGGTTTTTCGCAGTCTTCATTAGAAGCTCGGTATCTCAAAAAAGCAACGGCTAACCTGTCGCCACGCGTTTACGGCTCCTTTCCCGGTGCGGATCAATTAGGCCTTTTATTAATTGCCCGCTACCATGTGGATCGCTCCCAGACAACCCCCAAAATTCGTGTAATTTACCCGCTCGGCGGCGGCGCTGATACGATGCCGCACTATGAAAATCAAAGTATCGGTAAAACGATAGCCGATCACGTCACTGCTGTCGGCGGTGAAATTGTTACCACGGAAAAGCCGAACCTTTTGCTAGCCGTTAACACCCCGCTCAGTGATGTCACCAGCGAATCGGAAGCCTTTGCCAACCTGGCTATGCCGCGTAAAAGTGCCGCTGCCTTTTTAACTCGTGTGGAAGATGCGCTTTCGCGACACATTCCGGTCAGCGTTGCCGATATCTTTTATTCTAACGGCTCCGATAATACCCTTTTAAAAGAAATGCAAAACGCCAACTTACTCTATAAAATTTCCGCATATAACGGCTGGAACACCGCTTCGAACACGGTAGGCTACGCGGTAGCGCAAGGCATCCTTGCCGCACAAATGCCGGAAAAAGCACAGCATCGCATGCTGACGGAGCAATACTTGGATAACTGGGGTTACCAGGCGAATATTCGTAAAGAAATCTATCGTGAGCAGGAAAATCTGCGCACAGACAACGTCAAATACTCCGGTAAATTAAATCCGCGTCTTTCGGAAATGCTGGTGGAAAAAATCCAAACTTTTGCCGAAGAGCACCTTGACATCAACCCTCGTACTGTAACGGCACGTTTCCCCTGGGGACGTCTCTTTGAAACGCAAATCACGGTAGCTCCGACACCGCAATATCCGTTGATGAGAGATATCCTTGCCGAACGGGCTCGCCAAGAAGCCGTGCGAAAGGCGGCCGAAAAAGCAGCTGCGGAAAGCGCGAAGCAAGCCCAAAATACCAAGAACAGTGACAAGCCTACCCCGGCAGCGCCAAGCGCTTACGGGGGCAAGACTGCAGCACCTATACAAAAGCAATAA
- a CDS encoding bifunctional folylpolyglutamate synthase/dihydrofolate synthase: MNYQESIAWLTETAAFGIQPGLQRIEALLEGLGHPENAFKSVHVAGTNGKGSVTAMLESVLQQAGISCGRFTSPHLEEYTERIRINGADISASDFAKYLSQVRTVAEKNVAAGGEMATEFELLTACAFLAFQATGVEYAVVEVGMGGRLDSTNVITPEVAVITNVSLDHTQYLGATVEEIATEKAGIIKDNVPLVTSAHRTALKIIKEIAHKKNAPMYLWDRDFSVERRTTFDRGQIITLKRKDNADAMLFVPFFGMHQTVNAAVAAMALTVLMKKEARITEDHLREGISRAQWPGRFEVIEGDVPVILDGAHNVDGAAALAMTLNEIYPDKKRFFVFASLKDKDIEGIAEELFREEDTIIAVPAPTPRTRSAEEICEYLPGTTEPAADVVAGLERAKELAQPGDIIVVCGSLYCLGDARRYLRQKTLH, translated from the coding sequence ATGAACTATCAAGAATCGATTGCTTGGCTGACAGAGACGGCAGCGTTCGGCATCCAACCCGGCTTACAACGTATTGAAGCACTTTTAGAAGGGCTCGGCCATCCTGAAAATGCGTTTAAAAGCGTTCATGTGGCAGGCACCAACGGAAAAGGAAGCGTTACCGCCATGTTGGAAAGTGTTTTGCAGCAAGCAGGCATTTCCTGCGGACGTTTTACTTCTCCGCATTTGGAAGAATATACTGAGCGAATTCGCATTAACGGAGCGGATATTTCGGCATCGGATTTTGCGAAATATTTAAGTCAGGTACGCACAGTGGCAGAGAAAAATGTCGCGGCGGGCGGTGAAATGGCAACCGAATTCGAGTTGTTGACCGCCTGTGCGTTTCTTGCGTTTCAGGCGACGGGAGTGGAATACGCCGTAGTGGAAGTAGGCATGGGCGGCCGCTTGGATTCGACGAATGTTATTACTCCGGAAGTTGCCGTGATTACTAATGTATCGCTTGATCATACGCAATATCTCGGAGCTACAGTGGAAGAAATCGCCACGGAGAAAGCAGGCATCATCAAAGATAATGTTCCCTTGGTGACATCCGCACATCGCACCGCCTTGAAAATCATCAAAGAAATCGCACACAAAAAGAATGCGCCAATGTATTTATGGGATCGTGATTTCTCGGTCGAGCGTCGCACGACATTCGATCGTGGCCAGATCATCACTCTTAAACGCAAGGATAATGCTGACGCAATGCTCTTTGTGCCATTTTTCGGCATGCACCAGACGGTCAATGCGGCAGTAGCGGCTATGGCTTTAACAGTGCTAATGAAAAAGGAAGCACGGATTACGGAAGATCATTTGCGCGAAGGTATTTCCCGCGCGCAGTGGCCGGGACGTTTTGAGGTCATTGAGGGCGATGTGCCCGTGATCTTGGACGGCGCTCACAATGTTGACGGAGCGGCGGCACTTGCCATGACGCTGAATGAGATATATCCGGATAAGAAACGCTTTTTCGTATTTGCATCGTTGAAGGATAAAGACATTGAAGGTATCGCGGAAGAATTATTCCGTGAAGAAGATACTATTATCGCCGTACCTGCACCGACGCCACGCACACGCAGTGCAGAGGAGATCTGTGAATACTTACCGGGAACGACCGAACCGGCGGCGGACGTAGTTGCCGGCCTGGAACGCGCGAAAGAACTCGCGCAACCGGGGGATATCATTGTAGTTTGCGGATCGCTTTATTGTTTGGGTGATGCGCGTCGTTATTTACGGCAAAAAACGTTGCATTAA